One Verrucomicrobiia bacterium genomic region harbors:
- the hydA gene encoding dihydropyrimidinase, with protein sequence MSLLIKNGQIITASDNYIADIYCENEQITKIEKNLEVSPGAEVIDAKGKYVFPGFIDPHTHIYLPFMGTYAKDTYETASKAALVGGTTTIFDMCCPSRQMEAIEGFETWNSKSEGKSACDYTYHMGVTKFDDKTESQLKEIVSRGISSFKIFLAYKGAFGIDDAELYQTLKLAKKLGVVTTAHCENETLVAERQKELIAAGKTESGYHHESRPPLVEAEGVHHLMTFAEMHDAHIYIVHLSCDEALREALWARYRGVNVWIETLIQYLVLDKTDAEKPNFEGSKYVMSPPLRDKRNQSILWQALRSGFVNTVATDHAPFDFKDQKPMGKNDFTKIPNGIPALEDRVNLLYSYGVKQGKLDLNRFVDCASTQAAKIFGLYPRKGTIQIGSDADLVIYDPNYRGKISTKTQLMNVDYSAFEGWELTGKPSVVTVRGQVAVRDGKFVGKIGHGKFLKREPNHF encoded by the coding sequence ATGTCGCTTCTTATTAAAAATGGTCAAATTATTACTGCTTCCGATAATTACATCGCTGATATTTATTGTGAGAATGAGCAGATTACTAAAATAGAAAAAAATTTAGAAGTGTCACCAGGTGCAGAAGTCATCGATGCTAAAGGTAAATATGTGTTTCCGGGTTTTATTGATCCGCACACGCATATTTATCTGCCTTTCATGGGCACTTATGCCAAGGATACTTACGAAACTGCAAGTAAAGCAGCGCTCGTTGGTGGAACCACAACCATTTTCGATATGTGTTGCCCTTCGCGTCAGATGGAAGCGATTGAGGGGTTTGAAACGTGGAATTCGAAAAGTGAAGGTAAATCGGCTTGCGATTACACCTATCACATGGGGGTGACGAAGTTCGATGATAAAACGGAATCGCAGTTGAAAGAAATTGTTTCGCGTGGGATAAGTTCATTTAAAATTTTTCTCGCTTACAAAGGCGCGTTTGGAATTGATGATGCGGAACTTTATCAAACTTTGAAGTTGGCCAAGAAATTGGGTGTTGTTACCACGGCACATTGTGAAAATGAAACGTTAGTGGCGGAACGTCAGAAAGAGCTCATTGCAGCAGGAAAAACGGAGTCGGGTTATCATCACGAGAGTCGTCCACCGCTTGTTGAAGCGGAAGGAGTGCATCATCTCATGACTTTTGCCGAAATGCATGACGCGCATATTTATATTGTTCATTTGAGTTGTGATGAGGCATTACGCGAGGCGCTATGGGCAAGATATCGTGGCGTGAATGTTTGGATTGAAACGCTTATTCAATATTTGGTGTTGGACAAAACCGATGCAGAAAAACCAAATTTTGAAGGCTCGAAATATGTGATGTCACCGCCATTGCGCGATAAGCGGAATCAATCGATTTTGTGGCAAGCGCTACGAAGCGGTTTTGTGAATACGGTGGCGACGGATCATGCGCCATTTGATTTTAAGGATCAAAAACCGATGGGTAAAAATGATTTCACTAAAATTCCCAATGGCATTCCTGCGTTGGAAGATCGCGTGAATTTGCTTTATTCTTACGGTGTTAAACAGGGTAAATTGGATTTGAATCGTTTTGTGGATTGTGCGAGCACGCAAGCAGCGAAAATTTTCGGACTCTATCCGAGAAAAGGAACGATTCAAATTGGAAGCGACGCGGATTTGGTCATTTACGATCCCAATTATCGCGGAAAAATTTCAACAAAAACGCAACTCATGAATGTGGATTACAGCGCCTTTGAAGGTTGGGAATTGACTGGAAAACCATCTGTCGTGACGGTTCGTGGTCAAGTCGCGGTGCGCGATGGTAAATTTGTCGGCAAAATTGGTCATGGAAAATTCTTGAAACGCGAGCCGAATCATTTTTAA
- a CDS encoding CoA-acylating methylmalonate-semialdehyde dehydrogenase, which translates to MSTATIPTQTAKTEPCPLYINGEWKHIASDQTTPVHNPSTGEVIAQVPLCGNDVIDQAVAAAEAAFPAWSETPPAERARVLFRFRHLVEAEFDDICLGISREHGKTYAEAKGDLQRGLEQTEYACGIPNLLMTDSLENVARGIDCDSIRQPLGVCAGIAPFNFPAMVPMWMWPLAIACGNTFIMKPSEKVPLTTNRLIKLLEKAGLPKGVLNIVHGGRDCVDALLKHPKIKAISFVGSTPVARYIYETGAKYGKRVQSAGGAKNFVLIMPDAEVEHSAQGIKDAAFGCAGERCMAGSTAIAIGNAGKTVLPALVDVVKSMKVGRTDRPPQQQPHMGAVISSQHKARVVDLVTQGEKQGAKLLVDGRNVKVDDAPEGFYIGPTIVDNLQDGNILTKEEVFGPVLNVLHSNDLESAIQIANRSSYGNGAAIFTSSGKAAREFRHRVQAGMVGINVGVPATLAYFPFSGWGDSFFGDLHIQGKEGVAFYTKQKVITSRWFNFGEGDIWAK; encoded by the coding sequence ATGAGCACTGCAACTATTCCTACACAAACTGCCAAAACTGAACCTTGCCCACTTTATATTAATGGCGAGTGGAAACATATCGCTTCGGATCAAACAACGCCTGTGCATAACCCATCGACTGGCGAAGTGATTGCACAAGTGCCTTTATGCGGTAATGATGTGATAGATCAAGCTGTGGCCGCCGCGGAAGCCGCTTTCCCTGCCTGGTCGGAAACTCCACCCGCTGAACGTGCGCGTGTTTTGTTTCGCTTTCGTCACTTGGTAGAAGCGGAATTTGATGACATTTGTTTAGGCATCAGTCGCGAGCATGGGAAAACTTATGCGGAAGCGAAAGGCGATTTGCAACGGGGTCTTGAACAAACCGAATATGCGTGTGGCATTCCGAATTTATTGATGACTGACAGTTTGGAAAATGTGGCTCGCGGGATTGATTGCGATTCGATTCGTCAGCCTCTCGGAGTTTGCGCGGGGATTGCGCCATTTAATTTCCCAGCGATGGTTCCGATGTGGATGTGGCCTTTGGCGATTGCGTGTGGCAACACGTTCATTATGAAGCCGAGCGAAAAAGTTCCGCTTACGACAAATCGCCTGATTAAATTATTAGAAAAAGCGGGATTGCCCAAGGGCGTTTTGAATATTGTGCATGGCGGTCGCGATTGTGTGGATGCGTTATTGAAACATCCTAAAATTAAAGCGATCTCTTTTGTGGGATCAACACCCGTAGCGCGTTATATTTATGAGACCGGCGCCAAATATGGCAAGCGAGTTCAGTCGGCTGGCGGCGCGAAAAATTTCGTTTTAATTATGCCCGATGCGGAAGTAGAACATTCTGCGCAAGGAATTAAAGATGCGGCATTTGGTTGCGCGGGTGAACGTTGTATGGCCGGTTCGACAGCGATTGCGATTGGAAATGCTGGTAAAACGGTATTGCCTGCATTAGTGGATGTAGTGAAAAGCATGAAAGTCGGTCGCACGGATCGCCCGCCACAGCAGCAGCCACATATGGGTGCTGTGATTAGCAGTCAACACAAAGCGCGCGTGGTGGATTTGGTGACCCAAGGCGAGAAGCAAGGCGCGAAATTGCTGGTGGATGGGCGCAACGTCAAAGTTGATGATGCACCCGAAGGATTTTATATTGGACCCACCATCGTTGATAACTTGCAAGATGGAAATATTTTAACCAAAGAAGAAGTTTTCGGTCCGGTTTTGAATGTGCTCCATAGCAACGATCTCGAAAGTGCGATTCAAATTGCGAATCGTTCTTCCTATGGAAACGGAGCTGCGATCTTCACTTCATCCGGTAAGGCTGCAAGAGAATTTCGTCATCGTGTGCAAGCCGGCATGGTCGGCATCAACGTCGGTGTTCCCGCCACGTTAGCTTATTTCCCATTCAGCGGTTGGGGTGATTCGTTCTTCGGTGATTTGCATATCCAAGGCAAAGAAGGCGTGGCTTTTTATACGAAACAAAAAGTTATCACTTCACGCTGGTTTAACTTTGGCGAAGGCGATATTTGGGCGAAATAA